One genomic segment of Epinephelus fuscoguttatus linkage group LG19, E.fuscoguttatus.final_Chr_v1 includes these proteins:
- the LOC125878793 gene encoding cell death-inducing p53-target protein 1-like encodes MGDSETNPPPYLGDVPQRPVSVYHVHSPFTPPESTVGSANATPVYTSGGGNLGDGDGKKRFVSYDGALGDSPGMTTCTSCQQQVMTNVTYKAGTYAWLMCLLFICCGLVLCCCLIPFFMNKFKDAYHTCPRCNKVLHVEKRKCCK; translated from the exons ATGGGAGATAGTGAAACCAACCCACCTCCCTACTTAG GTGACGTGCCTCAGAGGCCGGTGTCAGTTTACCACGTCCACAGCCCATTCACCCCTCCCGAAAGCACAGTGGGGAGCGCGAATGCCACGCCAG TGTACACCAGCGGAGGAGGCAACCTCGGTGATGGAGATGGCAAAAAGAGATTTGTGAGCTACGATGGGGCGCTGGGGGATTCTCCCGGCATGACGACCTGCACCTCCTGCCAGCAGCAGGTCATGACCAATGTCACCTACAAAGCAGGGACCTATGCCTGGCTGATGTGCCTACTCTTCATCTGCTGCGG gttAGTCCTGTGCTGCTGCCTGATTCCTTTCTTCATGAATAAGTTCAAGGATGCGTACCACACGTGCCCCCGCTGCAACAAAGTGCTGCACGTTGAAAAGAGAAAATGCTGTAAATGA